One genomic window of Bremerella sp. JC817 includes the following:
- the hemA gene encoding glutamyl-tRNA reductase has translation MKLHMIGCSHHNANVEVRERLAFTPEQARKAMLMLREHFPDTESVILSTCNRTELYTASVDPTRFPSHHEMVDFLAQFHQLESEDIFDNVLERTGEDVVRHLFTVAASLDSMVVGEAQILSQVKQAYEMATDADCAGTLTHSIFQAAIHVAKRVHNETNIHQKRVSIPSVAVGEFASSIFDRFDDKKVLIIGAGEMGEETLNYLRDMGVRDFSVVNRNLERGQKLAEAFNAEAFPWTELVRQLVRADVVISTTGATEPIMTYDQFLEVETKRYQKAMFILDLAIPRDFDPKIGTCVGVYLFSIDDLQKACEKNRKARELEWPKAEKIVEVETSKFMADLHHRATGPTIKRLKQAADEIKQDELRRLMNKMADLDPKLQNEIQRSFDRLVNKLLHPPLESLRDDMESAAPGGLLDALKRLFRLYD, from the coding sequence ATGAAGCTCCACATGATTGGCTGCAGTCACCACAACGCGAATGTCGAAGTTCGCGAGCGTCTGGCATTTACGCCAGAGCAAGCTCGCAAAGCGATGCTGATGTTGCGGGAACACTTCCCCGACACGGAATCGGTGATTCTGTCGACCTGTAACCGGACGGAGTTGTATACCGCTTCGGTCGATCCGACGCGGTTTCCATCGCATCACGAGATGGTCGATTTCCTGGCTCAGTTTCATCAGCTTGAGTCGGAAGATATCTTCGACAACGTCCTGGAGCGAACCGGTGAAGATGTCGTGCGGCACCTGTTTACCGTCGCGGCCAGCTTGGACAGCATGGTGGTCGGAGAAGCTCAGATCCTGTCGCAGGTCAAACAGGCCTACGAGATGGCGACCGATGCTGATTGTGCCGGAACGCTGACCCACAGCATCTTTCAGGCCGCCATCCACGTCGCCAAACGGGTCCACAACGAGACCAACATCCATCAGAAACGGGTCAGCATTCCGAGCGTCGCCGTGGGTGAGTTCGCGTCGAGCATCTTCGACCGATTCGACGACAAGAAGGTGCTGATCATCGGTGCTGGCGAGATGGGGGAGGAAACGCTGAATTATCTTCGCGACATGGGCGTTCGCGACTTCAGCGTGGTGAATCGAAACCTGGAACGGGGTCAGAAGCTGGCCGAAGCCTTCAACGCCGAAGCGTTTCCATGGACCGAACTGGTCCGGCAACTCGTGCGGGCCGATGTCGTCATCAGCACGACCGGAGCCACCGAGCCGATCATGACCTACGATCAGTTCCTGGAAGTCGAAACCAAGCGGTACCAAAAGGCCATGTTCATTTTGGACCTGGCGATTCCCCGCGACTTCGATCCGAAGATCGGGACCTGCGTCGGGGTCTATCTTTTCTCGATCGACGATCTGCAGAAGGCATGCGAGAAGAATCGCAAGGCACGCGAACTGGAATGGCCCAAGGCCGAAAAGATTGTCGAAGTCGAGACCTCAAAGTTCATGGCGGATTTACACCACCGTGCGACCGGGCCGACTATCAAGCGGCTGAAGCAAGCCGCTGACGAGATCAAGCAAGACGAACTTCGTCGTCTGATGAACAAGATGGCCGATCTCGACCCAAAGCTCCAGAACGAGATTCAACGCTCGTTCGATCGATTGGTCAATAAACTGCTGCACCCGCCGCTCGAATCGCTTCGCGACGATATGGAAAGCGCCGCCCCAGGCGGCTTGCTGGATGCGTTAAAGCGTCTGTTCCGCCTCTACGACTAA
- a CDS encoding DUF58 domain-containing protein: MAKTNIVSDLLSPELLTQLERMELVSRKIFRGRMKGERRSKRKGTSVEFADFRPYVAGDDLRFIDWNMYARLDRMFLKMFLEEEDLHFYTLIDASTSMEFGTPSKLTYAKQLAAALGFVGLCRTDRVRIETLGTSLRKPGPILRGRQSVWRMLDYLNGIEPGENVSLLEGAKNFCLRNQGKGILVLVTDLMDKAGFEPALRFLSTQQIDVYVIQTLAPVELNPAEQIKGDLKLVDCEDGDIAEITVSRPLLDRYKRTLDAFVDGARTFCSKRGMAYMLANTEIPVSHLVSNYMRQRGLLR; the protein is encoded by the coding sequence ATGGCGAAAACAAACATCGTTTCCGATCTCCTTTCTCCCGAACTGTTGACACAGCTCGAACGCATGGAGCTGGTCAGCCGGAAGATCTTTCGTGGCCGAATGAAAGGGGAACGTCGGAGCAAACGCAAAGGGACCAGCGTCGAGTTCGCCGACTTTCGTCCTTACGTCGCCGGGGACGATCTCCGCTTCATCGACTGGAACATGTATGCCCGACTCGATCGCATGTTCCTCAAGATGTTTCTGGAAGAGGAAGATCTGCACTTCTATACGCTGATCGATGCCAGTACTTCGATGGAATTCGGCACGCCCAGCAAGCTGACGTACGCCAAACAGTTGGCGGCAGCGCTCGGTTTCGTCGGTTTGTGCCGGACCGACCGGGTGCGGATTGAAACCTTGGGAACATCGCTGCGCAAGCCAGGCCCGATTTTGCGAGGCCGTCAGAGCGTGTGGCGAATGCTTGACTACCTGAATGGGATCGAACCGGGCGAGAACGTTTCGCTGCTGGAAGGTGCGAAGAACTTCTGTCTGCGAAACCAAGGCAAAGGTATCCTGGTGCTGGTAACTGACCTGATGGACAAAGCAGGCTTCGAGCCCGCGCTGCGTTTTCTGTCGACGCAGCAAATCGATGTCTATGTGATTCAAACGTTGGCCCCGGTCGAGTTGAATCCTGCCGAGCAGATTAAAGGCGACTTGAAACTGGTCGACTGCGAAGATGGCGACATCGCCGAAATCACAGTCAGCCGTCCACTATTGGACCGCTACAAGCGAACGCTTGATGCGTTTGTCGATGGTGCACGAACCTTCTGCTCGAAGCGTGGTATGGCCTATATGCTGGCGAATACCGAGATCCCGGTAAGCCACCTCGTTTCCAATTACATGCGGCAGCGAGGGCTCTTGCGATGA
- the ccsA gene encoding cytochrome c biogenesis protein CcsA: MLSGITLLIFAASYAITLGLEIARIFVRARSRAVLSLGFAVLGLAAHTFYLVGEQQGVIQSGPISSWHQWCLMAAWVLVSLYVIAAFSQPGTSLGLFLLPLVLLLVGVAYLMDRVAPFSTTTSAETWGVIHGTALLAGTVIVMLGFVTGIMYLIQSYRLKHKMLSTEGFKLPSLEWLEMTNRRALVISTCLLAGGLFAGILLKLNHNSFPWTDPVIWSSAILFLWLVAAMIFELVYRPARRGQKVAYLTMANFMFLALVLGLILFGPSQHARNSETTTEKDDTSQVSQGVDSPRSLIR; encoded by the coding sequence ATGCTATCTGGGATCACGCTGCTGATATTCGCTGCCAGTTATGCCATTACACTGGGGCTCGAGATTGCGCGGATATTTGTCAGGGCTCGCTCCCGGGCAGTCCTCTCACTGGGATTCGCGGTGCTGGGCCTGGCGGCTCACACATTCTACTTGGTGGGTGAACAACAAGGTGTCATCCAATCGGGACCCATCTCATCATGGCATCAGTGGTGCCTGATGGCGGCCTGGGTCCTGGTTTCGCTCTACGTGATTGCCGCGTTCTCTCAACCAGGTACGTCCCTCGGCCTGTTCTTGTTGCCGTTGGTACTGCTGCTGGTTGGCGTCGCCTATCTAATGGACCGGGTCGCCCCCTTTTCGACGACCACTTCCGCGGAAACCTGGGGAGTCATTCACGGCACAGCCCTGCTCGCGGGGACGGTGATCGTGATGCTGGGCTTTGTCACCGGCATCATGTACCTGATCCAGTCGTATCGGCTGAAGCACAAGATGCTGTCGACCGAAGGTTTCAAGTTGCCGAGCCTCGAATGGCTGGAAATGACCAACCGCCGGGCCCTCGTGATCTCGACCTGTTTACTGGCTGGGGGGCTCTTCGCAGGCATTCTGTTGAAACTGAATCACAATAGTTTTCCGTGGACCGATCCGGTGATCTGGAGTTCCGCGATCCTGTTTTTGTGGCTGGTCGCCGCCATGATCTTCGAGCTGGTTTATCGTCCGGCTCGTCGAGGACAGAAGGTGGCTTACCTGACGATGGCGAACTTCATGTTCCTGGCCTTGGTGCTGGGTCTGATTTTGTTCGGCCCTTCGCAGCATGCCCGCAACAGCGAAACGACGACCGAAAAAGACGACACCTCTCAGGTATCGCAGGGAGTCGACTCACCAAGGAGCCTCATCCGATGA
- a CDS encoding MoxR family ATPase, translating to MSVAESMQQQADEFRSRYHAVKDQIQKVIVGHDDIVHGVLTCLFVGGHCLLEGVPGLGKTLLIRTLSQALDLNFNRIQYTPDLMPADILGTNMVMETPEGKRVFEFQKGPIFTQICLADEINRATPKTQSAMLETMQEGCVTVGGHRYVLDKPFFVLATQNPIEQEGTYPLPEAQLDRFLFKLVVGYSTASELGTIIDRTTKGTKVEAEKVMDGSEILKWQQVIREVILAKHVQDYIVRLTLATHPEGPLALPITNQYLRWGSSPRGAQTLALTAKVRALLDGRYNVSYEDVRRVFLPAMRHRVVLNFEAQAEGLDTDHVLLELLEKVPEKADDAVLASPAN from the coding sequence ATGAGTGTCGCTGAATCGATGCAGCAGCAAGCCGACGAATTTCGTAGTCGTTATCACGCCGTTAAAGACCAAATCCAAAAGGTGATCGTTGGTCACGACGATATCGTCCATGGAGTGCTCACTTGCTTGTTCGTTGGCGGTCACTGCTTGTTGGAAGGGGTGCCTGGTCTTGGTAAGACGTTGCTGATTCGGACCCTTTCCCAGGCCCTCGATCTCAACTTCAACCGCATTCAGTACACGCCTGACTTGATGCCGGCCGACATCCTGGGCACCAACATGGTGATGGAAACCCCGGAAGGCAAACGCGTGTTCGAGTTCCAGAAGGGACCGATCTTCACGCAGATCTGCCTGGCGGACGAAATCAATCGTGCCACGCCCAAGACGCAGTCCGCCATGCTCGAAACGATGCAGGAAGGATGCGTGACGGTGGGTGGCCATCGTTACGTGCTCGACAAGCCGTTCTTCGTTCTGGCGACGCAAAACCCGATTGAACAAGAGGGTACCTACCCGCTGCCGGAAGCACAGCTCGACCGCTTTTTGTTCAAGCTGGTCGTCGGGTATTCGACCGCTTCCGAGTTGGGAACGATCATCGATCGCACCACCAAGGGTACCAAGGTCGAAGCCGAGAAGGTGATGGATGGTTCCGAGATCTTGAAGTGGCAGCAGGTCATTCGCGAAGTGATTCTGGCGAAGCACGTTCAGGACTATATCGTCCGACTGACATTGGCGACCCATCCCGAAGGTCCGCTCGCACTGCCCATTACCAATCAATATCTGCGTTGGGGTTCCAGCCCGCGTGGTGCCCAGACGTTGGCACTGACCGCCAAGGTTCGAGCCCTGCTCGATGGCCGCTACAACGTCAGCTACGAAGACGTCCGCCGCGTGTTTCTGCCGGCGATGCGTCACCGTGTGGTCTTGAACTTCGAGGCCCAAGCCGAAGGACTCGATACCGATCACGTGCTGCTGGAGCTGCTGGAGAAGGTGCCTGAAAAGGCGGACGACGCCGTGCTCGCGTCACCGGCCAACTAG
- a CDS encoding BatA and WFA domain-containing protein: protein MTSLFINTLGPLGWTLLALVPPAIIALYFLKLRRQPLEVPSTFLWSRTIEDLHVNSLWQKMRQSLLLLLQLLFVLLLILAVLRPGMEGDQKLVGDRFVFLIDNSASMGSKDAEGDQSRLDEAKARVLEMIDQMDSGDVGMVVTFSDRANVVQQFTDNQRVLASKVRSIEATERTTDILEALRVASGLANPGQSSFEEGDIQVAEAKPATAYILSDGRFQTITDFSFGNLQPVYIPLGTDTSSNVGILAFSTQRNPDKDDQLQVFCRIARFGAEPSEVTANLYFNNELLDVARIALDPDDGTGGAQFDLGSLDVGQLRLEIEHDDVFPADNIAYAAINPPERAQVLIVSEGNDYLRFALATGEIRRIADVKIVSPEYLQGEDYPKEAASGRFDLIVYDNCTPEVMPEANTVFFGGKPPVDEWVFKEEQVLPQVIDVAQSHPVMNFVNLGNVSIYKANPIEAPPGATVLIESDQGALMTIAPRKSFEDAVLGFSFLVTEEDKTFFNTEWTKRLSFPVFIKNLVEYLGGVRSGQGEMSIRPGENYTFRSSGFASEVHIRPPSGRVRTIVPTADNLFSFGETDQLGTYEVREGNSDEVSRYFSVNIFDAEESEIQPKLEIETQWETIQGQETWLPMRQEYWKWLVVLALIVLLIEWYIYNRRVYL, encoded by the coding sequence ATGACCAGCTTGTTTATCAATACCTTGGGGCCGCTGGGCTGGACACTGTTGGCGTTGGTGCCTCCGGCGATCATTGCCCTCTATTTCCTGAAGCTTCGACGTCAGCCGCTGGAAGTGCCGAGCACGTTCCTTTGGAGCCGGACGATTGAAGATCTGCACGTGAACAGCTTGTGGCAGAAGATGCGGCAAAGTTTGCTGCTGCTTCTACAGCTGTTGTTCGTGCTGCTGTTGATCCTGGCCGTCCTTCGCCCCGGGATGGAAGGGGATCAGAAGCTGGTTGGCGATCGCTTTGTTTTTCTGATCGATAACTCGGCCAGCATGGGTAGCAAAGACGCCGAGGGGGATCAGTCGCGGCTGGACGAAGCTAAGGCCAGAGTATTGGAGATGATCGACCAGATGGACAGCGGTGACGTCGGCATGGTCGTCACGTTTTCGGATCGGGCCAACGTCGTTCAGCAATTTACCGACAACCAGCGCGTGCTGGCGAGCAAGGTTCGTTCGATCGAAGCGACCGAGCGAACAACCGATATTCTCGAAGCACTGCGGGTCGCTTCCGGCCTTGCCAATCCTGGCCAGTCTTCGTTTGAAGAAGGGGACATCCAGGTTGCCGAGGCGAAACCAGCAACCGCGTACATCTTGAGTGACGGACGCTTCCAGACAATCACCGACTTCTCGTTCGGCAATTTGCAGCCGGTCTATATTCCGCTGGGAACCGATACCTCGAGCAACGTTGGCATTTTGGCCTTCAGCACGCAGCGTAACCCGGACAAAGACGATCAATTGCAAGTCTTCTGCCGGATCGCTCGCTTTGGGGCCGAGCCGAGCGAAGTCACCGCGAACTTGTACTTCAACAACGAACTGCTCGACGTTGCCCGCATCGCACTCGATCCCGACGATGGCACCGGCGGGGCCCAGTTCGATTTGGGAAGCCTCGATGTCGGACAGCTACGTTTAGAGATCGAACACGACGATGTCTTTCCAGCCGACAACATTGCCTACGCCGCGATCAACCCGCCGGAACGAGCCCAGGTGCTGATCGTCTCGGAAGGAAACGATTACCTGCGATTTGCGCTGGCCACCGGAGAAATTCGCCGGATCGCCGACGTGAAGATTGTTTCGCCGGAATACCTCCAAGGAGAGGACTATCCAAAAGAGGCGGCCAGTGGTCGGTTCGACCTGATTGTCTACGATAACTGCACACCAGAGGTGATGCCGGAAGCGAATACCGTCTTCTTCGGCGGTAAGCCTCCGGTCGACGAATGGGTCTTCAAAGAAGAGCAGGTCTTGCCGCAGGTCATCGACGTCGCCCAGAGTCATCCGGTGATGAACTTTGTGAACCTGGGAAATGTTTCGATCTACAAGGCAAACCCGATCGAAGCCCCGCCAGGGGCGACCGTGCTGATCGAATCGGATCAGGGAGCCCTCATGACGATCGCACCTCGCAAAAGCTTCGAAGACGCGGTCCTCGGTTTTAGCTTTCTAGTCACCGAAGAGGACAAAACCTTCTTCAATACCGAGTGGACCAAACGGCTTAGCTTCCCGGTCTTCATCAAGAATCTGGTCGAGTACCTCGGCGGAGTCCGTAGCGGCCAAGGCGAGATGAGTATCCGTCCAGGCGAGAACTACACGTTCCGTTCCAGTGGCTTCGCATCGGAAGTTCACATTCGCCCACCCTCTGGCCGCGTGCGAACGATCGTGCCAACGGCCGACAACCTATTCAGCTTCGGTGAGACCGATCAACTTGGCACCTACGAAGTTCGCGAAGGGAATTCCGACGAAGTCTCGCGATACTTCTCGGTGAACATCTTCGACGCCGAAGAGAGCGAAATTCAGCCGAAGCTCGAAATCGAAACCCAGTGGGAAACGATCCAAGGGCAAGAGACCTGGCTGCCAATGCGGCAAGAGTATTGGAAGTGGCTGGTAGTGCTCGCGCTAATCGTGCTGCTGATCGAATGGTACATCTACAACCGCCGCGTCTACCTTTAA